In Chlorobiota bacterium, the sequence TCGGCTTGGGCAAGTAACGCGGGGAGGAACTATCTGGGCGCGGTTGGTGCAATCGCTTTCCCGCAATCATTCAAACAGCAACGCCTTCCGAATCATCTGTTCGGAAGGCGTTGCTGCTTCATATTTATCCAAAGATTCTGGGTTCTTTTTTTACCACGCCCCTTGCCGGCGGAACACCACTCCAAGCGTTTTCACAAGGATGACGCAGTCGCTCCACAAAGTCTGCTTGCGGATATACTGCATGTCGAGCATGACGCGTTCATGGAATCCCAGCATATTCCTTCCACTGATTTGCCACAACCCAGAGATTCCCGGGCGGACAAGCTCATAGATTGGAAGGTTATGGCCGTAGTCCTCAATTTCGCGGGGGAGGATCGGGCGCGGGCCAACAAGGCTCATGGTTCCCTGCAGAACGTTCAGCAATTGGGGAAGTTCGTCAAGGCTGGTTCGGCGAAGGAAGTTGCCGACGGTGGTCACGCGGGGGTCCTGGCGCAGTTTTCGGTAGGTGTTCCACTGGTGCTGTGCGGTGGGGTTTTCGCGCAGGTAGTGGCGAAGCATATCGTCCGAGTTATGATACATCGAACGGAACTTGTACATCCCAAACACCTTCCCTTTTTCCCCGATCCGTTTCTGCCGGAAGAGGATAGGCCCCGGGGAATCAATCTTGATGGCTATGGCGATAATGGCCATCAGCGGAAGGATGATTGGCATCAACAAGACCGCAATGGCAAGGTCGAACGCCCGTTTTGCGATTTGCTGGAACGGGGTAAGGGCTGGCTGGAATGCCAGATGGGCGATAGGCTCTGGGCGGTGAAGGGTTTCCGTGGGGGAAACGCTTATCCCGTCAGCAATTCGGGTAACCCGAAAATCGTACTCACGGGGCAGTGCTGCTACTGCTGCCTGCAATGGTTGCCGCCGATACGTCTTTTGTTGCGTGCTTTCGATATTCAAAACCGTGCCGAAGTCGTTGAATGGGAGTTACACAAGCGACAATGCCCGTTTGGGTAGTGGTCACAATGTACATTGCTCCGATAGGCGTGCTCACAGGAAAATGGTTGGAAAGGGACGTAGCCCCGGTGCGTTGGCACCATTGCTGACGATGCACATGATAAAAATGCACATGCTTGAAGTACCAAGATGTCCCTAAGAAACCTCCTCCTGAATGATGAATGACCTGCCGGGATCAAGCGGCGCGGCTGCGTAATCGAAGTGCGCCGGTTGGCACAGCAAGCGTGTGTGTGGCCAACAGCGATTCGGAAGTAGTTGGTAGGTGATCCTTGGTAGAATCGCGCTTCCGGTGTGCACCACCGCTGGTCCGCGTGCAGCAACAGACGGCGCGCAATTTAGGAAGGATTGCCTTTCCCTGCGCCACTGGCGGCACAAATTTTATTGCTGTACCGGTATTGAAATGCACCAGAACCCGAAAAGTTTCGTGGCGGATTGTGTGCGTTCTGGATGCCGGTGGCCGCAACACCATCGCACCATCGCCGCAAAATACACAGGAACGCCCCCAGGCCAACCGCCGTAACGGAAGAATACCGAAGCATTCTGCAACCTTCCCCGCTATCTTTGCCCCATGCACTTCTTCTTCTCCGATGCCCACTTGGGATTAGGCCAACCCGCCGCCAGCCGCCAGC encodes:
- a CDS encoding sugar transferase, which codes for MNIESTQQKTYRRQPLQAAVAALPREYDFRVTRIADGISVSPTETLHRPEPIAHLAFQPALTPFQQIAKRAFDLAIAVLLMPIILPLMAIIAIAIKIDSPGPILFRQKRIGEKGKVFGMYKFRSMYHNSDDMLRHYLRENPTAQHQWNTYRKLRQDPRVTTVGNFLRRTSLDELPQLLNVLQGTMSLVGPRPILPREIEDYGHNLPIYELVRPGISGLWQISGRNMLGFHERVMLDMQYIRKQTLWSDCVILVKTLGVVFRRQGAW